The following proteins are co-located in the Paludibaculum fermentans genome:
- a CDS encoding P-loop NTPase family protein: MRIIVGGLGRKTGKTTLVCRIIALSRDRQWTAVKISHHQPPGGAPYSLQADDAAGDTRRFREAGAHRTFWLQGDLASALPDLKALLADTPNWIVESGAALRHLEHDFALLAVDPAHIEDEKVLGLLDRGEVDG, from the coding sequence GTGAGGATCATCGTGGGCGGCCTGGGGCGCAAAACGGGCAAAACCACGCTGGTCTGCCGGATCATAGCCCTTTCCCGCGACCGCCAGTGGACCGCGGTGAAGATCTCTCACCACCAACCGCCCGGCGGAGCGCCTTACAGCCTGCAGGCCGATGACGCGGCGGGCGACACCAGACGCTTCCGCGAAGCCGGCGCGCACAGGACATTCTGGCTGCAAGGCGATCTGGCCAGCGCGCTGCCCGACCTCAAGGCGCTATTGGCCGACACGCCCAACTGGATCGTCGAATCCGGCGCGGCGCTCCGCCACCTGGAACACGACTTCGCCCTGCTGGCTGTCGATCCGGCGCACATTGAGGATGAAAAGGTTCTCGGACTACTCGACCGAGGGGAAGTGGACGGATAG
- a CDS encoding EamA family transporter has product MKPATLLLTAAVVVLNVLGNFALSWGMKHAPASAGPILSLLQPFVILGIVMLIAWTLLRIKLLGLADLSFVLPVTAVGYVLSAVMGAVFLHEHVSLQRWSGTLLIFAGAALTGLTPAETNGKPKP; this is encoded by the coding sequence ATGAAACCCGCCACCCTGCTCCTCACAGCGGCGGTGGTCGTGTTGAACGTCCTCGGCAATTTTGCGCTCAGCTGGGGTATGAAGCACGCCCCAGCCAGCGCAGGCCCCATCCTGTCCCTGCTGCAGCCCTTCGTCATCCTGGGCATCGTCATGCTCATCGCCTGGACCCTGCTGCGCATTAAACTGCTGGGTCTGGCCGACCTCAGCTTCGTGCTGCCGGTCACCGCCGTCGGCTATGTCCTCAGCGCCGTGATGGGCGCCGTCTTCCTGCACGAGCATGTCTCGTTGCAGCGCTGGAGCGGCACCCTGCTCATCTTCGCCGGAGCTGCCCTGACCGGCCTCACCCCCGCCGAGACCAACGGGAAACCCAAGCCATGA
- a CDS encoding cation diffusion facilitator family transporter, which yields MTQSKGSDAPVFAMRLSLWTGVAMLLAKSGAWLLTGSSAIFSDALESVIHLAAVAFASFSLWLSRRPANERFHYGYERITFFSAGFEGALIAAAAVAIIVTAIYKWMQGLQLEALGLGALITLAAGLLNGGLGWYLIRTGRRNNSIILVANGKHVFTDCWTSLGVIVGLVLVMITGWKPFDPICAIVMAANILWSGGVLMWTSARGLLDYADPETERLLRARLDALVVELGVEYHEFRLRETGGRVLVELHLLFPDSLPIGQAHATATQLESELAACLDRPVEIITHLEGKEDHEERHPGRR from the coding sequence GTGACGCAGAGTAAGGGCTCCGATGCTCCCGTATTTGCGATGCGGCTGTCGCTGTGGACCGGCGTGGCCATGCTTCTGGCCAAGTCCGGAGCCTGGTTGCTCACCGGATCGTCCGCGATCTTCTCCGATGCCCTGGAGTCGGTCATCCACCTGGCCGCTGTCGCCTTCGCGTCCTTCAGCCTGTGGTTGAGCCGCCGTCCGGCGAATGAGCGGTTCCACTACGGGTACGAGCGCATCACGTTCTTCTCGGCGGGGTTTGAGGGCGCGCTGATCGCTGCCGCGGCGGTGGCCATCATCGTCACGGCCATCTACAAGTGGATGCAGGGGCTGCAGTTGGAAGCGCTTGGATTGGGCGCCCTGATCACGCTGGCGGCCGGCCTGCTGAACGGCGGGCTGGGCTGGTATCTGATCCGCACCGGCCGCAGGAACAACTCCATCATCCTGGTTGCCAACGGGAAGCACGTCTTCACGGACTGCTGGACCAGCCTCGGTGTCATCGTCGGGCTGGTGCTGGTGATGATCACAGGCTGGAAGCCGTTCGATCCCATCTGCGCCATCGTCATGGCGGCGAATATCCTGTGGTCCGGCGGCGTGTTGATGTGGACCAGCGCGCGCGGCCTGCTGGACTACGCCGACCCCGAGACGGAACGGCTGCTGCGCGCCCGGCTGGATGCCCTGGTGGTTGAGCTGGGCGTGGAGTATCACGAATTCCGGCTGCGTGAGACAGGCGGCCGGGTGCTGGTGGAACTGCATCTGTTATTCCCGGATTCGTTGCCGATTGGGCAGGCCCATGCGACGGCTACGCAGTTGGAGTCCGAGCTGGCGGCATGCCTCGACCGGCCCGTGGAAATCATCACGCACCTGGAAGGCAAAGAGGACCACGAGGAGCGGCACCCCGGCCGGCGGTGA
- a CDS encoding EamA family transporter: MNPWIFVAGVVFSTVCADLLQSHGMRRGGANWKVPLSFVFLATSFFSFTQLLAVADLSFSVPATAASIVLETILAKLVLKENVDLRRCLGAGLVAAGVFLLSH; encoded by the coding sequence ATGAACCCTTGGATCTTCGTCGCCGGTGTCGTCTTCTCCACCGTATGTGCCGACTTGTTGCAGTCGCACGGCATGCGCCGCGGCGGCGCCAACTGGAAGGTGCCGCTCTCCTTCGTCTTCCTGGCCACCTCGTTCTTCTCTTTCACGCAACTGCTGGCCGTGGCCGACCTCAGCTTCAGCGTACCGGCGACAGCGGCCAGCATCGTGCTCGAAACCATCCTGGCGAAACTGGTTCTCAAGGAGAACGTGGACCTCCGCCGCTGTCTCGGCGCTGGCCTGGTCGCCGCCGGAGTCTTCCTCCTCTCGCATTGA
- the hpnJ gene encoding hopanoid biosynthesis associated radical SAM protein HpnJ, which produces MRTLFLNPPSFEGFDGGASSRWPATREIESYWYPVWLCYPAGLLPDSKVVDAPPHKVSIEQTVAMAKDFELLVLFTSTPGFDVDVKMARMMKDVNSKLKVCFVGPPVTTEPEKALKESAIDFVVRREFDYQIVNYAKGTPLSELPGVSYRKNGEFVHNPEGGYIENLDELPWVTKVYKRDLDFRRYNVPFLLNPFISLYTSRGCPAMCTFCLWPQTHSGHRWRLRSADDVVNEVRWAKENFPGLKEIFFDDDTFNYKGARTIELCKKLAPLGVTWSCTSRVTTDYDTLSAMKDAGGRLMIVGYESGDQQILKNIKKGATIDMARRFTRDAHKLGLTIHADFIVGLPGESRESLRNTINFAKEIDCETIQVSIAHPYPGTEFYDYAQKNNLIQLGASMTDETGHQLPNIVYPGLNRGELVEWVQRFYDEYYYRPKAAFRVVSKAVMNGDVKRLYKEAREYLNLRSKRKQFVADQQASTAAARMANGD; this is translated from the coding sequence ATGCGCACTCTCTTTTTGAATCCTCCTTCGTTTGAAGGTTTCGACGGCGGAGCCAGCTCGCGCTGGCCGGCCACGCGTGAAATCGAGTCTTACTGGTATCCTGTCTGGCTTTGTTATCCCGCCGGCCTGCTGCCCGATTCAAAGGTGGTCGACGCACCTCCGCATAAGGTCAGCATCGAGCAGACCGTCGCCATGGCGAAGGACTTCGAGCTGCTCGTGCTCTTTACCTCCACGCCGGGCTTCGACGTGGACGTGAAGATGGCCCGGATGATGAAGGACGTCAACTCGAAGCTGAAGGTCTGCTTCGTGGGACCGCCCGTCACCACGGAACCGGAAAAGGCCCTCAAGGAATCGGCCATCGACTTCGTCGTCCGCCGCGAGTTCGATTACCAGATCGTCAACTATGCCAAGGGCACGCCGCTCTCGGAACTGCCCGGCGTCAGCTACCGCAAGAACGGTGAGTTCGTCCACAATCCGGAAGGCGGCTACATCGAGAACCTCGACGAGCTGCCCTGGGTCACCAAGGTCTACAAGCGCGACCTGGACTTCCGCCGCTACAACGTCCCGTTCCTGCTGAACCCCTTCATCTCGCTCTACACCTCGCGCGGCTGCCCGGCCATGTGCACCTTCTGCCTCTGGCCGCAGACCCACTCCGGCCACCGTTGGCGCCTGCGTTCCGCCGACGACGTGGTGAACGAGGTCCGCTGGGCGAAGGAGAACTTCCCGGGCCTGAAAGAGATCTTCTTCGACGACGACACCTTCAACTACAAGGGCGCCCGCACCATCGAGCTCTGCAAGAAGCTGGCGCCCCTGGGCGTCACCTGGTCCTGCACGTCGCGCGTCACCACCGACTACGACACCTTGTCGGCCATGAAGGATGCCGGCGGCCGCCTGATGATCGTCGGCTACGAGTCCGGCGACCAGCAGATCCTCAAGAACATCAAGAAGGGCGCCACCATCGACATGGCGCGCCGCTTCACCCGCGACGCCCACAAGCTGGGCCTGACGATCCACGCCGATTTCATCGTCGGCCTGCCCGGCGAGAGCCGCGAGTCGCTCCGCAACACGATCAACTTCGCCAAGGAGATCGATTGCGAGACCATCCAGGTCTCCATCGCCCATCCTTACCCCGGCACCGAGTTCTACGACTACGCCCAGAAGAACAACCTGATCCAGCTCGGCGCTTCGATGACCGATGAGACCGGCCACCAACTGCCGAACATCGTCTACCCGGGCCTGAACCGCGGCGAGCTCGTGGAATGGGTCCAGCGCTTCTACGACGAGTATTACTACCGTCCGAAGGCCGCCTTCCGCGTGGTCAGCAAGGCCGTCATGAACGGCGACGTCAAGCGCCTGTACAAGGAAGCGCGCGAGTACCTGAACCTGCGCAGCAAGCGGAAGCAGTTTGTGGCTGATCAGCAGGCCAGCACGGCCGCCGCGCGGATGGCGAACGGCGACTAG
- a CDS encoding dihydrodipicolinate synthase family protein → MSWRDSLHQGLVIPAHPLCLTAERTLDEPRQRALTRYYLDSGAGGVAVGVHTTQFEIREHGLLRPVLELAALEAAGSGAVLIAGVCGPTAQALREAALARDTGYHAGLLSLAALRDATLEELIQHVQAVSKIIPVFGFYLQPAVGGRILPHEFWKRFCAIENLCGIKVAPFHRYQTLDVVRAVAESGRENDIALYTGNDDNIVADLLTPFTFGGTTVRFAGGLLGQWAVGTRSAVQLLRRIHEGTNPSLLLALGAQLTDLNAALFDVANGFRGCIAGIHEVLVRQGRMAGRWTLNPREDLSPGQSQEIDRVLAAYPHLLE, encoded by the coding sequence ATGTCCTGGCGAGACAGTCTGCATCAGGGACTCGTCATCCCCGCCCATCCGCTGTGTCTCACCGCGGAGCGGACCCTCGACGAACCGCGCCAGCGCGCACTCACCCGCTACTACCTCGACTCAGGCGCGGGCGGAGTCGCGGTGGGCGTACACACGACGCAGTTCGAGATTCGCGAACACGGTCTGCTGCGGCCGGTGCTGGAACTGGCTGCGCTGGAGGCCGCAGGCTCCGGAGCAGTCCTCATCGCCGGAGTCTGCGGACCCACGGCACAGGCGCTACGCGAGGCGGCGCTGGCCAGGGACACGGGCTACCACGCCGGCCTGCTCAGTCTCGCGGCTCTTCGGGACGCCACGCTGGAAGAACTCATCCAGCATGTCCAGGCGGTGTCCAAAATCATCCCCGTGTTCGGGTTCTACCTGCAGCCGGCAGTGGGCGGCCGCATCCTGCCTCACGAGTTCTGGAAGCGCTTCTGCGCCATCGAGAACCTGTGCGGCATCAAGGTGGCGCCGTTCCATCGGTACCAGACGCTCGACGTAGTACGGGCAGTAGCAGAATCCGGGCGCGAAAACGACATTGCCCTCTATACAGGCAACGACGACAACATCGTGGCCGACCTGCTCACCCCTTTTACCTTCGGCGGTACAACCGTGCGCTTCGCGGGTGGTCTGCTGGGCCAGTGGGCCGTGGGTACAAGGAGCGCCGTGCAGTTACTTCGGCGCATCCACGAGGGCACCAACCCCTCGTTACTTCTCGCCTTGGGTGCTCAACTCACAGACTTGAACGCGGCCCTTTTTGACGTCGCCAACGGGTTCCGCGGTTGTATTGCGGGCATCCACGAGGTGCTCGTCCGCCAGGGACGCATGGCCGGCCGGTGGACCCTTAACCCCCGCGAAGACCTTTCGCCGGGCCAGTCTCAAGAGATCGACCGGGTTCTCGCCGCGTATCCCCATCTCCTCGAGTAA
- a CDS encoding HAMP domain-containing histidine kinase, giving the protein MASGVDRSLTVHEDQEQMLRHLAHELRQPLSGIESIAYYLDMVLAAESPQIQLQCERLRRMVQHAHWLIEDAALALRLQGTELAPVCLQDHLIRIGTEMALHEERNLEICLAEPLTRALMPAELTHAFCQHLLAFFRGVAQARDPIRVNIENEAGFVRLDIQAEVEAELDDLLRAIDPPPPGSGVRRIVTYCSGQLQAMAEGQMLALSVHFPSVE; this is encoded by the coding sequence ATGGCATCCGGAGTCGACAGGTCCTTAACCGTGCATGAAGACCAGGAGCAGATGCTCCGTCACCTGGCTCACGAACTGCGCCAGCCGCTGAGCGGGATCGAGTCGATTGCGTACTACCTGGACATGGTCCTGGCCGCCGAATCGCCGCAGATCCAGCTGCAATGCGAGCGGCTGCGGCGCATGGTGCAGCACGCTCATTGGCTGATTGAAGATGCCGCGTTGGCCCTGCGGCTGCAGGGCACCGAACTGGCGCCTGTCTGCCTGCAGGACCACCTGATCCGCATCGGTACGGAGATGGCGTTGCACGAGGAGCGGAACCTCGAGATCTGCCTGGCGGAGCCGCTGACGCGGGCGCTGATGCCGGCTGAGTTAACCCACGCTTTTTGCCAGCACCTGCTTGCCTTCTTTCGCGGCGTGGCGCAGGCTAGGGATCCAATCCGGGTGAATATCGAGAACGAGGCCGGGTTCGTCCGCCTGGACATTCAGGCCGAGGTTGAGGCTGAACTGGATGATCTGTTGCGTGCCATCGATCCGCCTCCGCCCGGCAGCGGTGTGCGCCGGATTGTCACCTACTGCTCCGGGCAACTGCAGGCGATGGCGGAAGGACAGATGCTGGCGCTATCCGTCCACTTCCCCTCGGTCGAGTAG
- a CDS encoding glycosyltransferase, producing MLSLAILIAGAVAVGYQATALLACLIHWGVARLRYRKPPTGPRPPISILKPVRGLDSGFAAAIRSHAEQDYPEYEILFGVRDLDDPAVPAIRCLMESYPKLPIRLIHCPADAPNGKVAILLELEKHAKHAVLLVNDADISVPRDYLQRVVSPLEEKKTGVVTCLYRATAASVAGQWEALGIATDFIPSTLVAPLVGVKEFGLGSTLCFRAEDLKAIGGFESLKDYIADDYQLAKRITQLGRHSFLSEVTVATTLSDPAWLGVWRHQLRWARTIRVSRGGGYLGLPVTQAGLWALLNILAGHYSMAVVLVVARVSMGVTGGFLVLRHWPALFAAALIPLWDLWAFVVWLAGLMGRTIHWRNGKAELLPDGRMQPLD from the coding sequence ATGCTGTCCCTCGCCATCCTTATCGCCGGTGCCGTTGCGGTGGGCTACCAGGCCACGGCGCTGCTGGCCTGCCTGATCCACTGGGGCGTCGCCCGCCTCCGCTACCGCAAGCCTCCAACTGGACCCAGGCCGCCCATCTCGATCCTCAAACCGGTGCGCGGCCTGGACTCCGGCTTCGCCGCGGCCATCCGCAGCCATGCGGAACAGGACTACCCCGAATACGAGATCCTCTTCGGCGTCCGCGACCTCGACGATCCGGCCGTTCCGGCGATCCGCTGCCTGATGGAGTCCTACCCCAAGCTGCCCATCCGGCTCATCCACTGTCCGGCCGACGCGCCCAACGGCAAAGTCGCCATCCTGCTGGAACTCGAGAAGCACGCCAAACACGCCGTCCTGCTGGTGAACGACGCGGATATCTCAGTGCCGCGCGACTACCTGCAGAGAGTCGTCAGCCCGCTGGAAGAGAAGAAAACAGGCGTCGTCACCTGCCTCTATCGCGCCACCGCCGCCTCAGTGGCCGGGCAATGGGAAGCCCTGGGGATTGCCACCGACTTCATCCCTTCCACCCTGGTCGCGCCGCTGGTGGGCGTGAAGGAGTTTGGACTCGGCTCCACCCTCTGCTTCCGCGCGGAGGACCTCAAAGCCATCGGCGGCTTCGAGTCCCTCAAAGACTACATCGCCGACGACTATCAACTCGCCAAACGCATCACCCAATTGGGGCGGCACTCGTTCCTGTCCGAGGTGACGGTAGCCACGACGCTCTCCGATCCGGCCTGGCTGGGCGTGTGGAGGCATCAGTTGCGCTGGGCCCGTACCATCCGCGTGTCGCGCGGCGGAGGCTACCTGGGCCTGCCGGTCACGCAGGCCGGACTTTGGGCGCTATTGAACATCCTCGCCGGACACTATTCCATGGCCGTGGTCCTGGTGGTGGCCCGCGTCAGCATGGGTGTCACCGGAGGGTTTTTGGTGCTGCGCCACTGGCCGGCCCTCTTCGCCGCGGCGCTCATCCCCCTTTGGGACCTCTGGGCGTTCGTCGTCTGGCTGGCGGGCCTGATGGGCCGGACGATCCACTGGCGCAACGGCAAGGCCGAACTCCTGCCCGACGGCCGCATGCAGCCCCTGGATTGA
- the lpxA gene encoding acyl-ACP--UDP-N-acetylglucosamine O-acyltransferase — MPVDPSAYVAPTARVHPDAVIGPQTRVGEFVVVEQDVVIGAGCLLEPYVLVKRWTTIGDRNEFSAGVILGTDPLDKNFTGERSYLIIGNGNKIREHWTISRGTAPESKTIVGNDNFVMTSGHIAHNCIVGSNIVVASCSLLAGYVEVEDQAFISGGVVVHQFSKIGRLAMIAGNVRVNSDVPPFFMYSDFNIAAKGLNLVGLKRAGFKLAEVSALKAAYKLLFRSNLKLEDALARIEAEVPTPHTLHLVEFVRSSKRGICRE; from the coding sequence ATGCCCGTTGATCCTTCGGCCTATGTGGCGCCGACGGCCCGAGTCCACCCGGACGCCGTCATTGGGCCGCAAACAAGAGTTGGTGAGTTTGTTGTCGTCGAGCAGGATGTCGTGATTGGCGCCGGGTGCCTGTTGGAGCCGTATGTCCTCGTCAAGCGCTGGACTACGATCGGCGACCGCAACGAATTCTCGGCCGGCGTCATTCTGGGCACGGATCCGCTGGACAAGAACTTCACGGGCGAGCGCAGCTACCTGATCATCGGGAACGGCAACAAGATCCGCGAGCATTGGACCATCTCGCGAGGCACCGCGCCTGAGAGCAAGACCATCGTCGGCAACGACAACTTCGTGATGACCTCGGGCCACATCGCGCACAACTGCATTGTGGGGTCGAACATCGTGGTGGCGAGCTGCTCGCTGCTGGCGGGCTATGTGGAGGTGGAAGACCAGGCATTCATCAGCGGCGGGGTCGTGGTCCACCAGTTTTCGAAGATTGGACGGTTGGCGATGATCGCCGGGAACGTGAGGGTCAACAGCGATGTGCCGCCGTTCTTTATGTACTCCGACTTCAACATTGCAGCCAAAGGGCTGAACTTGGTGGGGCTGAAGCGGGCGGGTTTCAAGCTGGCGGAGGTCTCCGCGCTCAAGGCGGCGTACAAGCTGCTGTTCCGCTCGAATCTCAAGCTGGAAGATGCGTTGGCGCGCATTGAAGCGGAAGTGCCCACACCGCACACGCTGCATCTCGTCGAGTTCGTGCGCAGCAGCAAGCGCGGCATCTGCCGCGAGTAG
- a CDS encoding histidine kinase, with product MTEPSPRPAGRLKIILGYAAGVGKTFKMLEEGQQLRKEGHDVVVGYFEPHGRQDTIAKLEGLELVPRRNIEYRGRVFEEMDTPAILARRPEICLVDEFPHTNVPGVERGKRWEDVMVLLEAGIDVFTTMNIQHLESLNDQMREITGIQVRETIPDWVVKQAAELVLVDVPPTALLNRLQRGVVYAPDKAQRAIKNFFKEPALAALRELAMRQAAHEVDIRQSEIELPVHPAHHAVNGGTAAPREKILIHISEAPTTAALIRRGRRVADYLQADCFAVCILPVADLRQLPAPARLAMEEHLEFARKLRVETRVLEGEDPAEALVEFARRNGVTQIFLSKPAKRLVGLVVLRDFVMKVVRLASDMQVTVVAERASRTN from the coding sequence GTGACTGAGCCGTCGCCCCGTCCGGCGGGGCGGTTGAAGATCATTCTCGGGTACGCGGCCGGGGTCGGCAAGACCTTCAAGATGCTGGAAGAGGGCCAGCAACTGCGGAAGGAAGGCCACGACGTGGTGGTGGGCTACTTTGAACCGCACGGCCGGCAGGACACCATCGCCAAGCTGGAAGGGCTGGAGCTTGTGCCGCGGCGGAACATCGAGTATCGCGGCCGGGTCTTCGAGGAGATGGACACGCCGGCGATTCTGGCGCGGAGGCCGGAGATCTGCCTGGTAGACGAGTTTCCTCATACCAATGTGCCGGGCGTGGAGAGAGGCAAGCGCTGGGAAGATGTCATGGTCCTGCTGGAGGCCGGCATCGACGTGTTTACAACGATGAACATCCAGCATCTGGAGAGCCTCAACGACCAGATGCGCGAGATCACGGGCATCCAGGTTCGGGAGACGATACCTGATTGGGTGGTGAAGCAGGCGGCGGAGTTGGTGCTGGTCGATGTGCCGCCCACCGCGTTGTTGAACCGGCTGCAGCGCGGAGTGGTCTATGCGCCGGACAAGGCGCAGCGCGCGATCAAGAACTTTTTCAAGGAGCCGGCCCTGGCGGCGCTCCGGGAGTTGGCCATGCGACAGGCGGCACACGAAGTGGACATACGTCAGAGTGAGATCGAACTGCCGGTGCATCCGGCGCATCATGCTGTGAACGGCGGCACTGCCGCGCCGAGGGAGAAGATCCTGATTCATATCTCGGAGGCTCCGACGACGGCGGCCTTGATCCGGCGCGGCCGCCGCGTGGCCGATTACCTCCAGGCGGACTGCTTCGCCGTCTGCATCCTGCCTGTGGCGGATCTGAGGCAACTGCCGGCGCCGGCCCGCCTGGCCATGGAAGAGCACCTGGAGTTCGCTCGCAAGCTGCGGGTGGAGACGCGTGTGCTGGAGGGCGAGGATCCGGCGGAAGCGCTGGTCGAGTTCGCCCGGCGCAATGGAGTGACGCAGATCTTCCTGTCCAAGCCGGCCAAGCGGCTGGTGGGCCTGGTGGTGCTGCGCGACTTCGTGATGAAGGTGGTGCGGCTGGCCAGCGATATGCAGGTCACCGTGGTGGCGGAACGGGCCAGCCGGACGAACTGA
- the lpxD gene encoding UDP-3-O-(3-hydroxymyristoyl)glucosamine N-acyltransferase has protein sequence MREIAEQLSATFEGDGERTIEDVAPLDSAGSHQISFVGNRRAARDAQASAAGCLIVALDFANTGGRTVIRCKDPRAAFAKIIPRLRKLEAPQPGIHPTAVIGKDCRIGEGCTIGPYCVLGDRVQLGPHSLLHAHVTIYSDVSIGARALIHSGAVLGADGFGFVFENGRYSKFPQIGRVVIGDDVEIGVGTAVDRAALGITSIGDGSKLDNMVHIGHNCRVGRHVVIVAQTGMAGGTVIEDYAVIGGQVGLGDNVTVKSGAVLGSGAGVLSSKIIRGGGEVYWGTPARPLKEYLEALANVARIPQLKRELADLQERLKALEKKDE, from the coding sequence GTGCGTGAGATTGCAGAGCAACTGAGCGCGACATTCGAAGGTGATGGCGAGCGGACGATCGAGGACGTCGCACCTCTCGATTCGGCCGGCAGCCATCAGATCTCATTTGTCGGAAACCGCCGCGCGGCGCGGGATGCCCAGGCATCGGCCGCCGGCTGTCTGATTGTAGCCCTGGACTTCGCCAACACCGGGGGGCGCACCGTGATCCGCTGCAAGGACCCGCGCGCGGCCTTCGCGAAAATCATCCCCCGCCTCCGCAAGCTGGAGGCGCCGCAGCCCGGCATCCATCCCACCGCCGTCATCGGCAAGGACTGCCGCATCGGCGAGGGCTGTACCATCGGCCCCTACTGCGTGCTGGGCGATCGCGTCCAACTCGGACCGCACAGCCTGCTCCATGCCCACGTCACGATCTACTCGGACGTCTCCATTGGAGCGCGCGCCCTCATCCACTCCGGCGCGGTCCTCGGAGCCGACGGCTTCGGCTTCGTCTTCGAAAACGGCCGTTATTCCAAGTTCCCCCAGATCGGCCGGGTCGTCATCGGTGACGACGTCGAGATCGGAGTGGGTACGGCAGTCGACCGCGCCGCCCTGGGCATTACCAGCATCGGCGACGGATCCAAGCTCGACAACATGGTCCACATCGGCCACAACTGCCGCGTCGGAAGGCACGTAGTCATCGTGGCGCAAACGGGCATGGCCGGAGGCACCGTCATTGAGGACTATGCCGTCATCGGCGGCCAGGTCGGGCTGGGAGACAACGTGACCGTCAAGTCGGGCGCCGTGCTCGGCTCCGGCGCGGGCGTCCTGTCCTCAAAGATCATCCGCGGCGGCGGCGAGGTCTATTGGGGCACGCCCGCCCGCCCCTTGAAGGAGTACCTGGAGGCGTTGGCGAACGTTGCCCGCATCCCGCAGCTCAAGCGCGAACTGGCTGACCTGCAGGAGCGGTTGAAGGCATTGGAAAAGAAGGACGAGTGA